One genomic segment of Paenibacillus sp. FSL H8-0332 includes these proteins:
- a CDS encoding right-handed parallel beta-helix repeat-containing protein yields the protein MLSIIALPGCSGPRNTPLSVQSPPEAKPEYTQSTAPAPKSSAAPQPNKTNTYYVAVDGADSNQGTIDSPWKTLQHAADLAKPGTRVYIRGGVYHQKLQISKGGSKDAGPVIFAGYPNERAVLDGEGLPVDGLEGMVEIHQASYVTIQQLEIRNYKTASRGDIPAGIYIHGSGMDLSVLNNRIHSIANTATPEGDGLTGRDAHGIAVYGTEAKEALQGLIIDGNEVYDLVLGSSEALVVNGNVDTFEITNNIVHDSDNIGIDLIGYEGTVGDERVDQARNGTVTGNVVYGISSNLNPSYGNPVPNDSHAAGGIYIDGGRSIRVEQNRLYDNDIGLELASEHEGRLTSDITVKDNLIYRNRLTGIAMGGYDEERGGTSDSIIESNTLYKNDLLGDGNGQLYLQANLRGNVITRNIIVAGDSGVMISNEYTSNSNNTLDGNLYYAAAGADQAFWVWKKKEYPGFAFYQRGTGNDSSSQFADPQFRDTARDDFRLKPGFPVR from the coding sequence ATGCTTAGTATTATCGCTTTACCCGGATGTTCCGGCCCCCGGAACACGCCGTTATCAGTTCAATCTCCGCCGGAAGCTAAGCCGGAATACACACAAAGTACAGCTCCGGCCCCGAAGTCCAGTGCAGCGCCGCAGCCAAATAAGACCAACACGTACTATGTGGCTGTCGATGGAGCTGATAGTAATCAAGGGACCATAGATTCTCCCTGGAAGACGCTTCAGCATGCTGCGGACCTCGCAAAGCCGGGAACCCGTGTCTATATTCGCGGAGGCGTGTACCATCAGAAGCTGCAGATCTCCAAGGGAGGCTCGAAGGATGCCGGTCCTGTCATATTCGCCGGTTATCCGAATGAGAGGGCGGTTCTTGACGGCGAAGGCCTGCCGGTTGACGGGCTGGAGGGGATGGTCGAGATCCATCAGGCCAGCTATGTAACGATTCAGCAACTGGAAATCCGCAATTACAAGACAGCATCCCGTGGCGACATTCCCGCAGGTATCTATATTCACGGTTCAGGGATGGACCTCTCTGTGCTCAATAACCGCATTCATTCCATAGCCAATACGGCCACGCCTGAAGGGGACGGGCTTACCGGGAGGGATGCCCATGGGATTGCCGTGTACGGAACCGAAGCGAAGGAAGCGCTGCAAGGACTGATTATTGATGGCAATGAAGTGTACGATTTGGTGCTTGGCTCAAGTGAGGCGCTGGTTGTGAACGGCAATGTGGATACTTTTGAGATTACGAACAATATCGTTCATGACAGTGACAACATCGGGATCGACCTGATCGGATATGAGGGAACGGTGGGAGACGAGCGGGTCGATCAGGCGCGTAACGGAACGGTCACAGGAAATGTAGTCTACGGGATTTCGTCCAATCTTAATCCGTCTTACGGGAACCCAGTACCGAATGACAGCCATGCGGCAGGTGGAATCTACATCGACGGAGGAAGGTCCATCCGGGTGGAGCAGAACCGCTTATATGACAATGACATAGGCCTTGAGCTTGCTTCCGAACATGAGGGAAGGCTAACCAGTGATATCACGGTAAAGGACAATCTGATCTACCGCAACCGGCTGACCGGCATTGCCATGGGCGGTTATGACGAGGAGCGTGGAGGTACCAGCGATAGTATCATCGAGTCTAATACGCTCTACAAGAACGACCTGCTGGGCGACGGTAACGGCCAATTGTATCTGCAAGCTAACTTAAGGGGTAATGTCATTACCCGCAATATTATCGTAGCAGGTGATTCCGGCGTTATGATCAGCAACGAATATACAAGCAACAGCAATAATACGCTGGACGGCAACCTTTATTATGCAGCAGCAGGTGCAGATCAGGCCTTTTGGGTATGGAAAAAGAAGGAATACCCCGGCTTCGCCTTCTATCAGCGCGGCACGGGGAACGATTCCAGCTCGCAGTTTGCCGATCCGCAGTTCAGGGACACCGCCCGTGATGATTTCCGGCTGAAGCCGGGGTTCCCCGTCCGATAA
- a CDS encoding response regulator transcription factor: MPQILLVEDDQAIARNLMLLLRSEGFTVTHAATRSEAVAVLGGNPFDLALIDIALPDGNGFTVYTEIKATREVPVIFLTASGDEASVVTGLNMGADDYITKPFRPRELIARIGTALRKSGRTGSAFDIGGLHVDTASGVVTRHGKEVYLSALEYRLLLVFVNNPGNIITRSRLLDELWDAAGEFVNDNTLTVYIKRLREKIERDPASPQIILTVRGTGYRLGCSDAAE; encoded by the coding sequence ATGCCACAAATATTACTGGTTGAGGATGATCAGGCCATTGCCAGAAACCTCATGCTGCTGCTCCGCTCGGAAGGCTTCACAGTCACTCACGCCGCTACGCGGAGTGAGGCTGTGGCTGTGCTTGGCGGAAATCCCTTTGACCTGGCGCTAATCGATATTGCTTTGCCTGACGGGAACGGCTTTACGGTGTACACGGAGATCAAGGCCACAAGGGAGGTGCCCGTCATCTTCCTGACGGCCTCCGGGGATGAGGCAAGTGTGGTTACCGGGCTGAACATGGGGGCGGACGACTATATTACCAAGCCGTTTCGCCCGCGTGAACTGATTGCGCGGATTGGAACGGCGTTGCGGAAGAGCGGACGGACCGGGTCTGCTTTTGACATCGGCGGGCTTCACGTGGATACGGCAAGCGGTGTTGTAACCCGGCATGGCAAGGAGGTCTACCTCTCAGCTCTGGAATACCGCCTGTTGCTGGTGTTTGTGAACAACCCCGGGAATATTATTACGCGAAGCAGGCTGCTCGACGAATTATGGGATGCAGCAGGCGAATTTGTTAATGACAACACGCTGACTGTGTATATCAAGCGCTTGCGTGAGAAGATCGAGCGTGATCCGGCAAGTCCGCAGATCATTCTGACGGTCCGGGGAACAGGATACCGGCTGGGGTGCAGCGATGCTGCGGAATAA
- a CDS encoding HAMP domain-containing sensor histidine kinase codes for MLRNKEIRRFTLLYTIISAAAITIGFTLHTAAGLLATGCAVAFGTAFLLFTKARYKSIARISNQVDQVLHNADHLFIADAEEGELSILHSEITKMTQRIRDQNRELIKEKGHLADSLADIAHQLRTPLTSVNLIMTLLANSPAEGERKAFIRETEELLMQMDWLITSLLKLSRLDAGIVVFQSGPIAVNDLLRTAVRPFLIQMELRNVDLRIDCPSGVVIQGDSAWLPEAIQNILKNCLESAGENGKIELICTDNPLYTELTVHDNGPGFSKEEIPRLFDRYYRGSNPNHAGYGIGLALCKLIITRQGGSITAHNHPQGGALFRLRFPK; via the coding sequence ATGCTGCGGAATAAAGAGATCCGGCGGTTCACCCTGCTCTACACCATCATATCCGCGGCTGCGATTACCATCGGTTTCACCTTACATACGGCAGCGGGACTCCTTGCCACTGGTTGTGCTGTTGCCTTCGGCACAGCATTTTTGCTGTTCACCAAGGCCCGGTACAAAAGCATTGCGCGCATCTCCAACCAGGTTGACCAGGTGCTGCATAATGCGGATCATCTGTTCATCGCTGATGCGGAAGAAGGCGAGTTATCCATCTTACATAGCGAGATTACCAAAATGACGCAGCGCATCCGGGATCAGAACCGCGAGCTAATCAAGGAAAAGGGCCATCTTGCCGATTCTCTGGCTGACATCGCCCACCAGCTCCGCACCCCGCTTACCTCGGTGAACCTGATTATGACGCTGCTTGCGAATAGTCCTGCGGAAGGGGAGCGGAAAGCTTTTATACGGGAGACCGAGGAGCTGCTGATGCAGATGGATTGGCTGATTACCTCCCTGCTTAAGTTATCCCGTCTGGATGCGGGCATTGTTGTATTTCAAAGCGGGCCTATCGCCGTTAACGACCTGCTCCGCACCGCTGTTCGTCCGTTCCTGATCCAGATGGAGCTGCGCAATGTAGATTTAAGGATAGATTGCCCCTCAGGAGTAGTAATCCAAGGCGATTCGGCCTGGCTCCCGGAAGCGATCCAGAATATCCTCAAGAATTGCCTGGAAAGCGCAGGGGAGAACGGGAAGATAGAGCTGATCTGCACAGACAATCCACTGTACACCGAGCTTACGGTGCATGACAACGGCCCGGGCTTCAGCAAGGAAGAAATCCCCCGGCTGTTCGACCGGTACTATCGCGGCAGTAACCCTAACCATGCCGGCTACGGAATCGGCCTCGCGCTCTGCAAGCTGATTATTACCCGGCAGGGAGGGAGCATCACCGCACACAATCACCCGCAGGGCGGTGCGCTTTTCAGGCTTCGTTTCCCTAAGTGA
- a CDS encoding FtsX-like permease family protein: protein MNIFNKVTLQSLKKSRTRTIVTIIGVILSTAMITAVSTFAVSLQSYMIQGSIAKYGGWHIGFPAVDAAFVQERVHDQAVSRTASFENIGYAALSGGKNPDKPYLFIAGFNEDEASPDTLPVTLVSGRMPDNSGEILVPSHLAANGGIKLAEGDTLTLAVGDRMNGNQRLNQHDAFFAGNQPEKGAEALVPRAERTYKVTGIYARPAFEESAAPGYTLITRTDPSERADSFSLYVTLKHPREVKAYASSTAAGQSYVYNDNVLRFMGVSSDGVLTALLYTVGGIVAFIIVTGSIFMIYNAFTISLNERTRQFGILSSVGATAKQLRNSVLFEGLCIGAAGIPVGIILGIGSMGLVLTVVSRNFGNILYSGVPLSLKVSVPAIACAAALSMVTILISAYIPARKAAGTPVMESIRQTNEVKIEAKAVKTSGWAQHIYGLEGTLALKNFKRNKKRYRSIVLSLMLSVVLFISASAFVTDMKQMSERAVAITTYDIGFATPSMKDSEMLALYDKLRTAGGIYDSSYQTLMKVTGTVRASELSEAGNDGKAGNAGKTGARSPVLSDEQVSLPVDLQFLDDKAYLKILEGLGLSAAEYTGSNAKFIAVAKSVSPADEKRLKEVDEFRNLFKSSSSTLTITPESKNGPKTGQGHDVTVTFVETVPPDTLPVTGSSGSSEPFFFRVIAPYSLIGKFETADSPPAVKGLTFHSKHPAQSVAEMEKTIQAAQITDEYKLYNVYAMMDENRNMIFIINVFAYTFIIMISLIAIANVFNTISTNIKLRRRELAMLRSVGMSDRSFQRMMNFECAFYGMRALLFGLPIGLACSWLIYRGMLIGGADQIDYIFPWASIGISVFSVLLIVFVTMLYSVSTIKRENIIDALRDDMT, encoded by the coding sequence ATGAATATTTTCAACAAGGTTACCCTCCAGAGCCTGAAAAAAAGCCGCACGCGGACGATTGTAACGATTATCGGAGTAATCCTGTCCACCGCTATGATCACTGCTGTCTCCACCTTCGCTGTGTCCTTGCAGAGTTATATGATCCAGGGTTCCATCGCCAAATACGGCGGTTGGCACATCGGGTTCCCGGCTGTGGATGCTGCCTTCGTGCAGGAACGGGTCCACGATCAGGCCGTATCCCGTACGGCATCCTTCGAGAATATCGGCTACGCGGCACTTAGCGGCGGTAAGAACCCGGATAAGCCTTATCTGTTCATTGCAGGCTTTAATGAAGACGAAGCTTCCCCGGACACCTTGCCTGTCACTCTGGTCTCCGGCAGAATGCCGGATAACAGCGGAGAAATTCTAGTCCCGTCACATCTGGCGGCGAACGGCGGGATCAAGCTCGCAGAGGGCGACACGCTCACACTGGCTGTCGGGGACCGGATGAACGGCAACCAGCGGCTGAACCAGCATGATGCTTTTTTTGCGGGGAATCAGCCTGAGAAGGGCGCAGAAGCTTTGGTGCCCCGGGCAGAGCGGACCTACAAGGTTACCGGAATCTACGCAAGACCTGCTTTTGAGGAATCCGCCGCTCCAGGCTATACCCTGATTACCAGAACCGATCCGTCAGAGAGGGCGGACAGCTTCAGCTTGTATGTTACCCTGAAGCACCCACGTGAAGTGAAGGCTTACGCAAGCAGCACCGCCGCAGGCCAATCTTACGTCTACAACGATAATGTGCTGCGCTTCATGGGCGTCTCAAGCGATGGGGTGCTCACCGCTCTGCTGTACACGGTCGGGGGGATTGTAGCTTTTATCATCGTAACCGGTTCGATCTTCATGATCTACAACGCCTTCACCATCTCCTTGAATGAGCGCACACGCCAATTCGGCATTCTCTCATCGGTGGGAGCCACAGCAAAGCAGCTGCGTAACTCTGTGCTGTTCGAAGGTCTGTGTATTGGTGCGGCGGGAATACCGGTTGGCATTATCTTGGGAATAGGCAGCATGGGACTCGTGCTAACGGTCGTATCCAGGAACTTCGGGAATATTCTCTATTCCGGCGTACCGCTAAGCTTGAAGGTGTCCGTTCCGGCCATTGCGTGTGCGGCAGCGCTAAGTATGGTTACGATTCTGATCTCGGCCTACATTCCGGCCAGGAAGGCGGCAGGCACTCCCGTGATGGAGAGTATCCGCCAGACGAACGAGGTCAAGATTGAAGCCAAGGCCGTGAAGACGTCCGGGTGGGCGCAGCATATCTACGGTCTCGAAGGCACCCTTGCACTTAAGAATTTCAAAAGAAACAAGAAACGCTACCGCAGCATTGTGCTGTCGCTCATGTTAAGCGTCGTGCTGTTTATATCGGCCAGCGCTTTTGTCACAGATATGAAGCAAATGTCGGAGCGGGCGGTTGCGATCACCACCTATGATATCGGCTTCGCCACACCATCTATGAAAGACAGTGAAATGCTGGCGCTCTACGACAAGCTAAGAACCGCAGGCGGCATCTACGACAGCTCTTACCAGACACTCATGAAAGTGACCGGGACAGTCCGGGCAAGCGAGCTCTCGGAAGCAGGAAATGATGGAAAAGCAGGAAATGCAGGAAAAACAGGTGCTCGTTCGCCGGTCCTGTCGGATGAACAGGTCTCACTGCCCGTCGATCTGCAGTTTCTGGATGACAAGGCCTATCTGAAGATTCTTGAAGGGTTGGGCTTGTCCGCAGCGGAATATACAGGCTCCAATGCCAAGTTCATCGCCGTTGCCAAATCGGTGAGCCCTGCCGACGAGAAGCGGCTGAAGGAGGTTGACGAGTTCCGTAATTTGTTCAAGAGTTCATCCTCTACCCTGACCATTACCCCCGAATCAAAGAACGGGCCGAAGACTGGGCAGGGGCATGACGTAACGGTTACGTTCGTAGAGACCGTACCGCCGGATACCCTCCCGGTTACGGGAAGCTCCGGCTCCAGTGAACCGTTCTTCTTCCGGGTGATCGCTCCTTATTCACTCATCGGCAAGTTTGAGACGGCGGACAGTCCGCCGGCAGTGAAGGGCCTGACCTTTCACTCCAAGCATCCGGCACAGTCGGTAGCGGAGATGGAGAAGACGATCCAGGCTGCACAAATTACAGATGAGTATAAGCTGTACAATGTGTATGCGATGATGGATGAGAACCGCAATATGATATTCATCATCAACGTGTTCGCTTATACCTTCATTATTATGATTTCACTAATTGCGATTGCTAATGTATTCAACACGATCTCGACGAACATCAAGCTGCGCCGGCGGGAGCTGGCGATGCTCCGCTCTGTCGGGATGTCCGACCGCAGTTTCCAGCGGATGATGAATTTCGAGTGTGCCTTTTATGGCATGAGGGCGCTTTTGTTCGGGCTTCCCATCGGGCTGGCCTGCTCCTGGCTAATCTACCGGGGCATGCTCATCGGCGGCGCGGACCAGATTGACTATATCTTCCCCTGGGCCAGCATCGGAATCAGCGTGTTCAGCGTGCTCCTGATCGTATTCGTCACCATGCTGTATTCGGTCAGCACAATCAAGCGGGAGAATATCATTGATGCGCTGCGGGATGATATGACTTGA
- a CDS encoding ABC transporter ATP-binding protein, producing MEFLRIDKLSKVYGKGDNRVTALDEVSLTIEKGEFTAIIGSSGSGKSTLLHIIGGVDVPTSGNVYLDGQDVYAQSNDKLAIFRRRQVGLIYQFHNLIPTLDVVENITLPILMDKRKVNEERLNDLLELLGLTDRRTHLPNQLSGGQQQRVSIGRALMNAPAVMLADEPTGSLDSRNGHEIINLLKLSNQKYRQTLLIVTHDENIALQADRIIGISDGRVVRDERVRP from the coding sequence ATGGAGTTTTTGAGAATTGACAAGCTGAGCAAGGTCTACGGGAAGGGAGATAACCGGGTTACGGCGCTGGACGAGGTGTCGCTGACAATTGAGAAGGGGGAGTTCACGGCAATCATCGGCTCCTCCGGCTCCGGCAAATCCACCTTGCTTCACATCATCGGCGGTGTCGATGTGCCGACAAGCGGCAACGTCTATTTGGACGGACAGGATGTGTATGCCCAGAGCAATGACAAGCTGGCGATCTTCCGCAGGCGGCAGGTCGGGCTGATCTACCAGTTCCACAATCTGATTCCCACGCTGGATGTGGTGGAGAATATCACCTTGCCGATTCTGATGGACAAACGCAAGGTCAACGAGGAGCGGCTGAACGATTTGCTTGAGCTGCTGGGGCTGACGGACCGGAGAACGCATCTGCCGAATCAGCTCTCGGGCGGACAGCAGCAGCGGGTATCCATCGGACGCGCGCTGATGAATGCCCCGGCGGTCATGCTGGCGGATGAACCCACGGGCAGTCTGGATAGCCGGAATGGACATGAGATTATTAATCTGCTGAAATTAAGTAATCAGAAGTATAGACAGACCCTGCTTATCGTTACGCATGACGAGAATATTGCCCTCCAGGCAGACCGGATTATCGGCATCTCAGACGGCAGGGTTGTGCGGGACGAACGGGTACGGCCATGA
- a CDS encoding MerR family transcriptional regulator, whose translation MYTVGQLSKLTGVSVRTLHYYDKLGLLEPDRNTGNQYRSYSENEILRLQKIAVLKQMHFKLSEIKVILDNGEVAHHDTAVWSRALTQQMVFVKQEQEKLRAVEHLLFSTLYAMRATEQVNIEEMLGFIRELEQPSQGLQLRQQAFTPEELEVLPINDVSNPLAMEWSDILRRVSGLLAEPPDSPAAQQLAASIIEYADKMFGGDEQLIQKYWEYITPQEGQAARVYGMTTEVMQYMDAIIRIYLGEDDK comes from the coding sequence ATGTATACCGTAGGGCAGCTGTCCAAGCTAACCGGTGTGTCTGTCCGCACCCTGCATTATTATGATAAGCTGGGCCTGCTGGAGCCGGACAGGAATACCGGGAACCAGTACCGCTCATATAGCGAGAATGAGATTCTACGGCTGCAGAAGATTGCTGTGCTGAAGCAAATGCATTTCAAGCTGAGTGAAATTAAAGTGATTCTCGACAACGGTGAGGTTGCACACCATGATACTGCTGTGTGGAGCCGAGCACTTACGCAGCAGATGGTCTTCGTGAAGCAGGAGCAGGAGAAGCTGCGGGCGGTAGAGCATCTGCTGTTCTCCACCTTGTACGCTATGCGGGCAACCGAACAAGTAAATATTGAGGAGATGCTCGGATTTATCCGTGAGCTTGAACAGCCTTCCCAGGGTCTACAGCTGCGGCAGCAGGCCTTCACTCCGGAAGAGCTTGAGGTGCTGCCGATTAACGATGTAAGCAATCCGCTTGCTATGGAGTGGTCCGATATCCTCAGACGGGTCTCTGGACTGCTGGCAGAACCGCCCGATTCACCAGCGGCGCAGCAACTTGCGGCCTCTATTATAGAATACGCCGACAAGATGTTCGGCGGTGATGAGCAGCTGATACAGAAATATTGGGAGTACATTACACCGCAGGAGGGACAAGCTGCACGGGTGTACGGGATGACCACCGAGGTCATGCAATATATGGATGCAATCATCCGTATTTATTTGGGTGAGGATGATAAATAA
- a CDS encoding CPBP family glutamic-type intramembrane protease, with product MDKTTLPSSNIISCTPARSWLAITALGWLAMTIGLFTATVAGNVVRASGATDNEIAVVQALTAALLIVLAVCLIQRRFRLTARLLPLTPAAFLHMLGGAASALLMGGLGFIITGMLGWTTITAWHFSVDLLLAVAFNSCIAFLYEALPEELSMRGIVYSGLRLRLPAFAAYGAQVLLFVLVPVTVNQLQAWSGIGRGSSINAEYVIMLLCYGTMLQLWRSLTGSLWASIGFHVAYLEIARFVILQQDRRLLTYSELEAGTGPVVIQFGVIIIGSAGLLALLNLWRRRRLRTASQE from the coding sequence ATGGACAAAACAACATTGCCATCATCGAACATCATAAGCTGTACACCTGCCCGCAGCTGGCTGGCAATTACAGCGCTTGGTTGGCTCGCAATGACCATAGGACTATTCACGGCCACGGTTGCCGGGAACGTTGTCCGGGCTTCCGGCGCAACGGATAACGAAATTGCCGTTGTCCAGGCTTTGACTGCGGCGCTGCTTATTGTGCTCGCGGTCTGTCTCATCCAGCGCCGGTTCCGCCTGACCGCCAGGCTGCTGCCGTTGACACCAGCCGCATTCCTGCATATGCTGGGCGGTGCAGCGTCCGCCTTGCTGATGGGGGGACTGGGCTTCATAATTACGGGTATGCTGGGCTGGACCACCATTACAGCCTGGCATTTCTCTGTGGACCTGCTGCTGGCTGTAGCCTTCAATTCATGTATTGCCTTCCTGTACGAGGCGCTGCCGGAGGAATTGTCAATGAGAGGGATTGTATACAGCGGCTTACGGCTGCGCCTGCCTGCCTTCGCAGCTTACGGCGCTCAGGTGCTGCTGTTTGTGCTGGTGCCGGTTACGGTGAACCAGCTGCAAGCCTGGAGCGGAATAGGCCGCGGAAGCAGCATTAACGCAGAATATGTGATTATGCTGTTATGTTATGGCACGATGCTTCAGCTATGGCGCAGCTTGACCGGATCACTGTGGGCTTCCATCGGCTTTCATGTGGCCTATCTGGAAATTGCGCGGTTCGTTATCTTGCAGCAGGACCGGCGCTTGCTGACATACAGTGAGCTGGAGGCAGGGACCGGTCCCGTTGTGATCCAGTTTGGTGTAATCATTATCGGCAGCGCAGGGCTGCTGGCACTGCTTAATCTGTGGCGCCGGCGGCGTCTGCGGACAGCATCTCAAGAATAA